The sequence below is a genomic window from Echeneis naucrates chromosome 13, fEcheNa1.1, whole genome shotgun sequence.
tgaaaGTTCACCCACCAGTATTGTCATCGTCTCTTAGAGCCTGCGtgtctttgtttggctgtttacAGTTTGATGGACAATTTACTGCAAACTTTAAAGTGAGCTGATTTTCcttgaactttatttaaaatgtaaataaaactattattattgttattaatgggaaggcagctgcatgttttgcatgcagaggccaaACCCCAGTTGCAGGGCGAACCAGTGGAATGCTTGTGCTGTAGTAATGGAGAGGGTGTGACAGGAATGGCAGCCAATGTAAAAACTGAGGCCATCAGTCATGAAAGACACTGAGCTGACTTTTTGtggcgaccccaaatagggaaatgCTGAAAGAACAAGTGacaaacatatacatacatatgttATGAACCgagatagactggtgacctgtccagggtgtactccgccctcacccagtgtgagtttgGATTGGCTCCTCAATTGTAATATAAAACTGGGTAAAGATGACAAGAATATCAGACATGAATAGTAAGAAACTATCTGATATGAATGTAAGAGCAAATTAAATATAGCATGTAGTTGTGTAGAAGCACTCTTTAGTAAAAAAAGGTTATGGTGAAGAAAAAATTATCTGCcatctttgtattttctaaGAAACGGGAGCTTCAGTCACTGCAACAAgtcctgtaaactgtaaaaatgtgttctttacaCAATTTGAATACTGTCCAATTTTAAGTACCCTTTAAAGTGATATGAAGTTGGATTGTTAGTTTTCCCAAATCCTGTTTCTCCACTCCAGCGACTAAAGTTGTCAGCTGAGCTCTAAACCAGGGCCGTGCATGATGATGACTTTATAGACTGCACGTACAACAGTTGGAAACAACGCTGCCGTGACCTCCTGAGTTTAGGTTGTTATTCATCCCAGGTTTTTGTGAGTTAACGGTGACCCTGACCTGTGACTGCGAGAGTATAatcagttcaaataaaaatcacttaatTTTTGAGTAATAATCtatgtttttgttcaatttaaagAGATTACCTCAAAGTATTAATGAGATATTGTGTTAACAAGACCTGGTGGTGATTTTTCACTGTgccaacttgttgctcatcatgaacctttttcaaaaagagtgtttctacacaaaaaCACGTTACGTCAGTTATGTGCAGTGGAGCTGTTTACGAGTGGTGGTGTCCAGTTGATGGAAAACTACAGGCCATAGAAGAATATCCTGTCgtagagatgaagaaggagtTGAAGCCTTTTCATGGCCTGCTCAGTTGCTATGGCCACAGTTGTGGTACCTGTGACTGCACTGCTAGATGCTTTGGGAGGCAGGTCTTGGATGTAGTCATTAATCTGCTTGTAGAGGGGCTTGGACCCTCCCCATTATCAAGCAGAGATCCCTGATGTTGTGACCAGATAATATGAGTCACAAACAACATGTGGCCAGAGACAGGGCGCAACAATAAATGCTGATGACGACAGTGCAGTGTGGAGTGAGTTTGACTGTCTACTCAGTagagataaaatcattatactgggagcACAGCATCGAGGAATAAATTCGGCtttagaagatgtttatctgaagatgctgtggcaaGATTTAAAGATAACGTTCGGTcatcatttgcagcaatgccatatctaaattcaaatgaggttttctcccatacacaggttgaaaCCTTGTGATTCGAACTAAggccacactgtgtttaaatcttgatgatgctgcccctctcaaaaagaaagtcataaaacagaggaggctggctccctggtacaATTCTCACATTCctaccttaaagcagacatcaaggaaattagaaagaatttggcgttccagtaactcagaagagtctcacagagcctgaaaagaaagcttaaaaacatataaataagctctccacagtgctagaagttcatattactcagcactaatagaagaaaacaaaaccaaacaaaacaaaaaaaaaaaaaaaaaaaaaaaaaaaaaaaaacaggtttctcttcagcactgtagccaggctgacacagagtcatagctcagttgaaccagtgatcccctgaGCTTTGAGCAGCGATGACTTTATGgactttttacagataaaactgtaacaatcagagaaagaattcatcagctcttacctccattagacaataatcttctactgaatacagcaactcctgaatcaccTGCAatgcctattgtacatctggaatcattctttcagtcattcatcctAGACCTGATTAATTttaccttatctttgggttatgtacctcagactcttaagaccgcagtcatgaAACTTCAActgaaaaagccaaatcttgttccagatgttttggccatcTACAGATCAATATTGAACCTTCTGTCCATCTATAAAATCATGGAGAAAGTGGTAGCAAACCACTTACATcaccatctgcataggaacggCTTGCTTGAAGAGTCAGTCAAGATTTAGAGCCcataacagcacagaaacagcgctgcttcaagtctccaatgatattctaatggcttcagataATGCATCAGCCTTCATACTTCTCCTGTTATAtgttagtgctgcattcaacaccagaGATGAACGGTGAATTTAGGAGCCAGTTTCTTAGACTCCACCCCCAGTGGTAGGTCCAGGTGGACAGCCATACCTTTTGTCCCACTTGGTAAGGGGGGGGTCTGGGAGCAACAGCAATTGGCAGCTGTTGAATACCGTTCTGCTGCCTAAAGGAGTGAGGACCTGGCCTGGGTCCAGTTTTGGTGGCAGCGGCGGATGAATGCCTCCACGGATAGACAGAAAGTCTCTTTTTCCTGGGTtggaaataatggaaacaatgaAACCCAGAAGACGGACTGGCGGATGCTCCGAGGCGACAGAACTCCCTCCAGAACAGTGAGGTGAACTAGGGCCCTCTGTCCGACACCCTGTCAGTAGGGAGGCCATGGAGTCAGAAAAAGTGTTGGTCAGCTGTCTTTAGCTGACGGGAGTTTGGGGAGGTGAATGAAGTGAGCAATCTTGCTGAATCGGTCTACCACAGTCAGGATGGTGGTGTGATCTCCAGACCAGGGCCTCAAGGAGCCGTCCCTCTTGCTGACGAAGAACAACCCTGCACCAGAAAGTGATGAGGACAGATGGATGATCCCAGCAGGCAGGGCGTTGCCGATGTATGTCTCCATGGCCTCTCTTTCAGCGGCAGATAGGGAGTAGAGCCGACCCTTGGCAGTGTGGTACTGGGAAGAAGTTTGATGGTGCTGTCATACGGCTGATGCGGGGGCAAGGAGATGGCCCTCGCCTTGCTGAAAACCTCTTGAAAACTCATGGTAGTCTGCAGGTACCTTGgaagggtcagaggtcaaacaggtTATGAAGGTTGGTGTAGAGGCAGTAGGTTGGACCCCGTAGACCAGTCTATGTGAGGGTTGTGGCGGCAAAGCCAGGGGTAACCGAGGATCACTGGGAGGTTGGGAGATTTAAGGACGTGGAAACAGACTGTCTCGTGGTGGTTGCCGGACAGGAGCATGGGAATAGCTGTGGTCTGATGGGTGCACTGGCTGGCACTGGACAAGACAGGGGAACCTGATTGATGCTGCTGATGGGCGAGTTCCTCATCAATCAGGTGATGCCCGGCGGTAGCACAGGAGCCGGAGTCAGAGTCGTGTCAGAGGGGTCGGGGCTGCAGCGGCTGCAGATTGTTGAGTCATGACGGTAGCCATCTGTTGAACCTGGACGGCTAGCAAGGTTAGCGTCTGCTCCAGCCCTGAAGGTGTTCCTTATGCCGCTGGAGCATGTCCTCTACTCGAGCTAGGCGAGAGGTTGGAGAGGAGGTGTCTGCTGGGTCCATGTCTGGCCAGAGTTTTACTGACACTGGGTGGTTAGGACCCAAAAACAGAACACAGTCGGCAATGACTTTAATTGCTAGGGACAGGTAAAGAGCAGGATCTATAGAGTCGATCCCCGGTTCTGAAGTGCCAACAAGTTGAGAGCAGAGGAGCGGtcagagacaggaggagtgGTCGAAGCCGGGAGAGCAGTGCGAGAAGGTGGAGGTACTGacagggagcaggcagaggatgaGCCGAGGACAGGCGGATAGGTCAGAACcaggagagcagacagaagccCAGGACACTGAGACAGAACTCTTGGTCGGAGACGAAAGGCAGGCAGGTACAATGGGGAGCAGACGTGGAGAGCAGGTCCGGGAACAGGTAGGCAGGGTTGGGAGATCTGACATGTAATCGCTGGAGAGTCTCGCATGgcacaaagaacaatctggcaagaAGTGAGTGTGGAGCTAGTGAATATATACCTGGGTTGATTGTGGGTGATGTGCTGCAGGTGTGCTGATGGCTGAGTGAGAGCAGGTGTGGTGTGAGTAGTGGAAAGGTACTGAGTCCAGggtgagagacagcagcagactgtgacAGACGTACTTGGTTAAAACTGGCACATGTGTCTCAGACCAAATGGCTATGACCTGTTGGGTTCCCCAGGGGTCAATTCTGGGACCCCtattgtttaatctgtacatgcTTCCATTAGGCCAGCTAATATGCAGTTATAATGTGTCCTACCAcaactatgcagatgacactcagatctacgTTAGGTTAGAAATCTAAGGATAATTTTCGACTCAGACCTGAACACttacagccacattaaatcaatgacatcagcagctttttatcatcTGAAAAACACTGGCAGAATCAAAGGAATAGTGTCTAAACCAGATTTGGAGAGAATAATCTATCCAGCAGGTTAGACTACTGTAACGGTCTGCTCACTGGACTCTCTAAACaagctgtaagacagctgcagtacatccagaatgctgctgctcgaGTCCTGACTAGAATCAGGAAATACAACCACATTAGTCCAGTGCTCAGGTCTCTGCGCTGGCCTCCTGACGCTCagagaatagactttaaaacagctctgcttgtgtacaagtctcttcatggtctagcaccaaagtacatctctgacatgGTAGAGCCATATGAGAACCTCAgggagtggtctcctggtggtgcccagggtcaggactaaacatggtgaggctgcgttccagttttatgctgctaaaatctggaacagtctttcagaagatgaTTTCAGATTAGCTTTTAATGCattcaatgatttttttcttgaatgattTATGTCATGATTCTATCTgccttcttgtaattttttctccatctgtcaagcactttgaattaccctggGTACGAACGCTAATTGTTGATCCAGtctccatgtgtctgtgtgtggcaacATTGGATTTCTGTTACTTATTAACTCAATTCAAAAACCAACCAAATATCAGAATCAGATTCAGAAAACTTTGTCAATGTGACATTGCACAACGAAATTAAGGTGTCAACTTACAGTGCAGAGGAAGTAATATAAATAGATAAAGATCTAAAAGGGATAAacgtgaaaagtaaaaaaaaaggaatttaaaaacataaatataaatacaaacacaagttATAAGCAATGGGGAGAAGAGCCTGCTAGCTCTTATTGCATGTCACGGTAAAAATAATTGTATTGCACAAAAAAGTAATGGGTATTGCACATCTTATTTATCTAATGAATATGCAGTTCAGCTgtcataaatatgaaacaaaaagtttatCTTGGCttccatttacagttttgaaTTTCGGTTGGTTAAgatcacaacattttaacatgaacatttgGCAAAATATCTTTTAGTAATCTTCCAGTCCGTTACTGTCCAGCTTGCCCGTCATTGGTGTTGTATatgctgtatatgtgtgtgtgcctttaatAGAGAGTTGACGACAATGCCATAAAGCAGGTGTTCCAGGTGAGTCACACGTGGTGACCACACGGGCATTATTACCCAGCTTGATAATGCCCGGGCGGCATCTTCTCCGGGCAGCAAGTTACACAGTAAAGTTCTAGTATTGGATAATAACCTTTGTGTGGACATTGAATCACTTTACATGGTGTCAGATTCACTTGACAGACGCAGCGCTTCAGAAAGATGGCAAAGTTTAATCCTCCGGATAGTTTTGCATTTGATCGTCCAAATAAATTGGGAGACTGGAAGCAGCGTTTCCAACGCTTTTGTTTGGTGACAGAACTaagcagagaggatggagaagTTCAGGTCAGTTCCCTGATATATGCTATGGGCCCGaaggctgaaaacattttcaagtcaTTCGTGTTAGCTGGGGATGACCAAAAGATGTTTGTTAGGAAAAGACGAGTACTTTTTCCCCAAACGGAATGTAATCCACGAGCGCGCCTGTTTCCACCAGAGAGTTCAGCGGCCCGGGGAGAAAGTTGAAATGTTTATCTGAGTTCTTTATGATTTATCAGAACACTGTGACGACACTCACTGTGACAGAGCCTACAGACTGGTGTGCACCGATAGTGCCAGTTCCAAGAAAGATTGGCAAAGTCCGCATTTGTGTAGACCTGAAAAGGTTAAATGAGGCTGAGGAGAGAACTGCAAAGCTGAGTGGTGCTACAATGTTGACGTCACTAGACGCAGCCTCAGGTTTTTGGCAGATAACTACACCCCGAAAGCAGCAAGTTAACTACCTTCATAACACCATTTGGGAGATACTCCTTCAAGCGGCTCCCATTCAGCATGACCAGTGCTCCTGAAGTCTTTCAGCGGAAAATGGCGAAACTCTGAATGACCTTGATATCGCTATTTGATGCTAAATCCAGTCTGCCAGATTCGGTTGCCTGGATCAGGCCCTGAATGACAATGGTCCCCAATTTGCATGTGAGGAGTTCCGAGAGTTCGCTAGAGTGTACAACTTTCAGCACGTAACATCAAGTCCCCATAATCCGCAAGGAAATGGACATGCAGAGAGGAGTTCAAATCGCAACCACGATTCTTCAACAGAGAGACCCTTGCTCTTATGTGCTACCGCTCCACCATGCTCCACTACTGGAGTGAGTCCGGCTGAACTGCTTATGGGCCAGAAGATTAAGACAATATCTCCAACACTTGAGAGAAACCTTCTTCCTCTTTGGCCTAACCTGAAAACTGTCAGGAACAAAGATgcgaaggagaaggagaaagaagctTTCTACTTCAACCTTTGACATGGAGCAAAGCCCCTGCTGTTGCTGAGGTCTGGTGATCCCGATCTTGGGAAGTTGGACCACCAGCAAGCCTGGGGAACACCCGctgaaatagaagaggtggagagaaaagtacggatgggatacagaccctggttcgggtagggggcatgaaagtatagagggtgcaggaggtggaggcaatacaagctacactagcagattcagcaactaaactcacctgaacagtcctatactcaaacaaaactaacacaccaacccaggccaactcacctggaacACCCGCTGTCATCCCTGGTTACAGTTCTAATCCACGATCCTATGTTATCGAGACAGAACAGGGGGCAACACTGAGGCGTCACCATCGTCACCTGCAAACATGTTCCTGTGCCAGCTGGAGATATACcagaggggtattccagaaagcgggttatgtgaaaactctgagtatgttaaccctgagatgagggaaactctgagttatCGGTTCCAGAAAGATGTCCAAGATGGAAGGCCTGTAAGGGATGTAACCTGCAGAAATTACTTTTGAATAAAACAGCCTAAGACAACTTCTCATTATTGTTTCTTTATTCCCTTAAAGTACATAAGCAGCAGTTAGGATTTGTAATATACAGTATAATACAGCCATGAACATATTTCACGTGTGTAGTGCACCCATCTCAACTGATGTTCGAGTAATAGAATTCAAGGTCTGTTTTTCTAATCTGGCAATCCAGATAgaccatttctttttctgttctctgtatTGTCTTCATAAGCTGGACTCTGTACAAATCCTTCACAGTTAACTAGGAAACATATGGAGGACATTGAAATCCTACAGTTCTACATACAGATTTAATGCAGTATTGACCGAAAACCTTGCTGAGTCAAGATGTGCTGTAGAAGTTGGTGACCCTCCTGGTGATGTGCAGACATGTTCTGTTGAAGGACAAGAATGGGCTAGTAGTTTGTCCATGATCTATGATCATCACGTCAGAGTGCACGTCAAACTCTGAGTTCCACTCAAGAATATAAAGGAATGTGAATGGGTAGAGCACTGAAGAGCCATCTGAAGCAAGATCTGAGTCTGGAATACTTACAGCTGCTGGGTGTTCAACTGTTTTAGTCAGAGGCTGAACAAGGCAGATGgcaccatccacaactgttgtgttatatttaagttgtatttttttaaatgacacaagTGTATACTGACATCTGATGTAGGCACTTTTGTCCTGGGGGTGACAGGCTCAGATGAGCTTCCCCCAGGGATGCCCTCAGCCACCGGTCGTTCCCTGTTTTGGCTAAGGGCCAgttcctcagcctctgtcagaggtggtggcgGCGGCCCTCCACCCGTTTTTcaggcctctgccttctttctggTGGCTAAACAGAActcaaatgttaatctcttttttaaattaatagaTTTTACTTAGTTTGTGTACACATTGACTTTAATATGTCACAATTTTATTTGgggaaaacacaagaaacttgtgtgacaaaaaaatggaccagacaaactttcaccctgctctatgttccctacagataatatccaactaggccagtgagtggTGAACTATCATGTCTTTAGGGTCATCAGGTGGTAACCTCCTTTCAgcggtgtttcgtctagttaggcccacaacacctccaggaggctggACCGTGAACACTtgcgtcccagagtcacccccacATGCCAGCCgtcaccactcctcacacaaagacaactatctaCAACAGTACGACtatcaactactctaacctctcaccaactgcaccagtgaaagcggggtgggggtacagaccctggttcgggtaggggggagaaatagaagaggtggagagaaaagtacggatgggatacagaccctggttcgggtagagggtgcaggaggtggaggcaatacaagctacactagcagattcagcaactaaactcacctgtcctatactcaaacaaaactaacacaccaacccaggccaactcacctggactaactgcacggtgtcaaagaggctcaaacaggccacaccctccacttaaatacacttcctcttcctggatttcttcctctgcttctccctagagtctgtctatctgaagAGCTCGgtctgctgggcccccagctactattacttcttctaacccaaatccactgactggaccttactgcctcatctgtcatttccttcactattttcctcaccctcagtccgcttcctcctaactccttcaacaaagcaacagcagatcttgctacaaaccctctacatcctacttccactggacaaatcctgaccttccatcctcgctgctcagcatcttcaatgcctgcagctaagctttttaaaaccaggttatgtcgccacgtatatcggccttgtgagagactaatcttacaaccggacaagatgtgttttagagctgcagcacctgaacacaacgaacataacgggtctccatttacccagagttttaggttctggggagttggcaatacgtCATATGTTGTCCCTATCAAATATCTAACagtactttcctccatactccacagctctttccaactaagctttttcttctctacaccttcccagttcaaccactgtccctgcttatcctgagccactgccctcgcactccttaatatttcctcctgtctacgaacctgctctacaattagcttcctcttctctttgggctctgctctactccacaccggtttgcctgggccaagccccaagcctcccaggcctatctgtacattacccacaatctctgtatgcctaagagatgcttttgcttcctgcactgccattctatCAACATTTTATCAAGTGACAACTGAAAACTATTCcaaagcatttattatttatgcatttagattttatgGACTTTGAGGATTCTATCCCtttctttccatattttcaGGGCTTTGGTGGCAGTTTAGTAGTTTATATACAGCAATCTCAGTTAAAGCAACATATTagtaattttaaaggaaattgtcatttgaatttctaaacaaaaacaaggacactGCAGTACTCCATTTGTGCGCAGGGCACAGCTGATGGGGGGCGACATGGTGTTCATTTTCACTGTCCCAGTCTTTAAAGTCAGCATGCGTAGCCCTCCATCTTCAGGCTGCACAGAGCTCAGTGAGCAGCATTCCTCCCAGTTGCAGTAGACAGGATTTTGGAAATTGCTGTGTTCAGTGTACCACAATATCACTTCAGAGAGGAGTGGATAAAAGCTTTGGGTAAAtaatccagtttttgtttttgttaatgacaATTTAAGGGACTTTTTGGGGTGACACAAACTTCTGCGTGCTTGCTTAGAAAACACACTTATGGCAGACAACAATTCTCTTGTTCTTCTTGAATCGCTGCAGCGGCACATAAATTACAAGGTCATTATTGTGCAGCTCcttgtgatgatttttctcagcatcaaCTTGTCGCTCATTgtaaccttttttcaaaaagagtgtttctacacaacCGCACGTTATATGctatttgctgttacattactgTCAGATAGTTTGTTGTTATTCATGTCTGATATCGTTCTCATCCTCAACCATTTTCGTATTGCCTTTCAAACGTGGCTGTGCCTCATTATCTCTATGGTGGTGTTTCTGTATGCTACAgtcacaccagtgactctgacagcaatgactctggagcgttatgtggctgtttgtatgccgctgcatcatggagagctctgctccacacgtaatactattaactgtatcctcatcattcatgctctcagctctgtgccctctatttttattttctccactttctttggatctgcatccctaaaGTTTTACACCCAATATCACATCtgttcagtggaaatatttatgattcacttatggcagcaacatctgaggtcagctatataccaattacagtttttggtcatgtgcatcatacttgttttttgctatgttaaaataatgaaagtgtccaaagctgcatcaggagaggataagcagtcatcaaggaaagggctcaggacagtggctcttcatggtttccagctgctgctctgtcttatCCAGCTGTGGTTTCCCTTCATAGAAGCTGCTTTGTTCCACATTAGTTTTACTCTATTTAACAATGTCAGGTATTTTAACTACATATTATGTTATCTTGCACCCAGATGTATGAgtcctctcatttatggcctgagagatgaggttttttttaattctctgaaATACTTTGCCTCATTTGGCTTGTGTAAAAGAGACATTATTTAATATGTTagaatttctcttcctttcagcATTTATAACAGACGTGGATGATGCTCATGAACAACGTGCCAGTGAACTTCTAtctgtttttcctgaaaaccacagtcttgtttttactttaagagATCAGGTCCTATTTCATGTGTTAACATTTAGTGGGCTATTTCACAGCCATCAGTAAAATCTATGTACATAGAGCAGCATAGTGATAGATTGGGGTATGAAATGCAGCACGTGATCAAATTCTCCAGTTAATATCTTTATATTGATGTCATTGAAGTCACAGAGTTATTGGTTTTGGGATTTGAGTCTTTAAAACAGCATATTAGATGGTGTAAATCTTTAGCATATATGATACACCTGATGTTGTCTAACATGTAGTAAAACCTTTGCTTGTTTGAGTCCTCTCATCTACGGCTTCACATGAGGTTCTCTTTGATGCCCTCAAATACTGTGTCTCCTTTGGCTCGTAGGTGCAAAATACTATTTGATCAATTTGAATAACAGTTATTGGCTTCCTGTGTGTAGATATAAACACGTCTTGCATGGATTGAAATGGGCTTTATGGGTGTGTTCACATTATTGTAATAGTAATTGGCATTGATATTGAATCAGATGATTAGCAactattcattacttttttatgAATAGTGCAGaacagttatgtttttttttgttgtgtacgttgttgttttgttgtaagttTAAGGCAGAACGTGTCTTTGCTTCATGGTCttacgttttgttttgataaatcaGATACTGATGGTCCtatttaatctgtaaaaagctGATGTGTCATCAGTTACAGAATTCAGCCTGCCTTTGTCCTCAATCTGAACCACTGACACAAAGGCTGAGAGGaaatttaaatctgtagtttcaTCTGTATTAAATCTTCTAAAGTCTTCATGATTTAATCGTTTAAGCTCATGTTTTGCTTCCCTCAT
It includes:
- the LOC115053100 gene encoding odorant receptor 131-2-like, yielding MADNNSLVLLESLQRHINYKVIIVQLLVMIFLSINLSLIVTFFQKECFYTTARYMLFAVTLLSDSLLLFMSDIVLILNHFRIAFQTWLCLIISMVVFLYATVTPVTLTAMTLERYVAVCMPLHHGELCSTRNTINCILIIHALSSVPSIFIFSTFFGSASLKFYTQYHICSVEIFMIHLWQQHLRSAIYQLQFLVMCIILVFCYVKIMKVSKAASGEDKQSSRKGLRTVALHGFQLLLCLIQLWFPFIEAALFHISFTLFNNVRYFNYILCYLAPRCMSPLIYGLRDEVFFNSLKYFASFGLCKRDII